In one window of Verrucomicrobiota bacterium DNA:
- a CDS encoding TIGR00266 family protein — protein MATMDVVDYVVHGDDLQFVEIELDPMEAVVAEAGAMMFMEDGIQMETIFGDGSQEKKGFLSSLVGAGKRLLTGESLFMTVFQNQSSRKRKASFGAPYPGKIVPVHLSEIGGELIAQKDSFLCAAKGVTVGIALQRKIGAGLFGGEGFIMQRLQGDGWAFLHAGGTIIARELAVGEVLRVDTGCVVGYQPTVDFDIEYVGKIKSALFGGEGLFFARLRGPGRIWLQSLPLSRLADRIVSSSKLVGGRGREEGSVLGGLGGLLDGDNE, from the coding sequence ATGGCAACAATGGATGTGGTGGATTACGTCGTGCATGGCGACGATTTGCAATTTGTCGAAATTGAGCTGGATCCCATGGAAGCGGTGGTGGCCGAGGCGGGCGCCATGATGTTCATGGAAGACGGCATCCAGATGGAGACGATTTTCGGGGATGGCTCCCAGGAGAAGAAGGGTTTTTTGAGCTCGTTGGTGGGAGCAGGGAAGCGGTTGCTGACGGGGGAATCGCTGTTCATGACGGTGTTTCAGAACCAATCGAGCCGCAAGCGGAAGGCTTCCTTTGGCGCGCCGTATCCAGGCAAGATTGTGCCCGTGCATTTGAGCGAGATTGGGGGCGAGTTGATCGCCCAAAAGGATTCGTTCCTCTGCGCAGCCAAAGGTGTGACGGTGGGCATTGCTTTGCAGCGCAAGATCGGGGCCGGATTGTTCGGGGGCGAAGGATTCATCATGCAACGCTTGCAAGGAGACGGCTGGGCGTTTCTGCACGCGGGCGGCACCATCATCGCCCGTGAACTCGCCGTCGGGGAAGTGTTGCGGGTCGATACCGGCTGCGTCGTGGGTTATCAGCCAACCGTCGATTTCGACATCGAATACGTCGGAAAGATCAAATCGGCCTTGTTTGGCGGCGAAGGGCTTTTCTTTGCCCGACTGCGGGGTCCTGGAAGGATTTGGTTGCAGTCCTTGCCCCTGAGCCGCCTGGCTGATCGCATCGTGTCCTCGTCGAAATTGGTGGGCGGACGGGGACGCGAGGAAGGTTCGGTGCTCGGCGGTTTGGGCGGATTGTTGGATGGCGACAACGAATAA
- a CDS encoding SIS domain-containing protein: MKTWLRGYIEAQKAALDSIAVDEVAGLVELLSKVHREDRQIFVCGNGGSAANASHFATDLGKGASDKLGKRFRVLSLNDNVSWMTAIGNDYAYEDVFSRQLENYGRAGDVLLVMSVSGSSPNLVKAVSWANDHGLETVALVGGKRGKLAALAKRVLVIDSEHYGRAEDAQMGICHMLCYAFMENQEIARG, from the coding sequence ATGAAGACCTGGCTGCGGGGGTATATCGAGGCTCAGAAGGCGGCGTTGGATTCGATTGCCGTGGATGAGGTGGCGGGTTTGGTCGAACTGCTGTCCAAAGTTCATCGGGAGGACCGGCAGATCTTTGTGTGCGGCAACGGCGGGAGCGCGGCGAACGCGTCGCACTTTGCGACGGATCTGGGCAAGGGCGCCTCGGACAAGTTGGGAAAGCGGTTTCGTGTTCTTTCGTTGAACGACAACGTGAGTTGGATGACGGCGATCGGCAATGACTACGCGTATGAGGATGTATTTTCGCGCCAGCTCGAGAATTACGGACGCGCCGGTGACGTGCTTCTGGTCATGAGCGTGAGCGGAAGCTCGCCCAATTTGGTGAAGGCGGTGTCGTGGGCCAACGACCACGGGCTGGAGACCGTGGCTTTGGTGGGAGGCAAGCGCGGGAAATTGGCGGCACTCGCCAAGCGGGTTCTGGTCATCGATAGCGAACATTATGGCCGAGCCGAGGACGCCCAGATGGGCATTTGCCATATGCTCTGCTACGCGTTCATGGAGAATCAGGAGATCGCGCGGGGATAA
- a CDS encoding 6-phosphofructokinase — translation MPELVGNLLVAQSGGPTAVINASVVGVILEAGRHPDQIEEIYGGLNGILGILNEELIDLQEEKRQSIEGLKHTPAAALGTCRYKLDFIKKPDQAAKDMNRLFEVFQAHNIRYFCYAGGNDSQDTAHKIHLEALKRGYEMRVMGVPKTIDNDLPHTDHSPGYGSVIKYNAVSVMEIGLDVGSMATDDGSCCIIEVMGRAAGWIAAGTVLAKRRPSDAPHIILLPEIRFNEPAFLEKIKETVAAHHYCIVVVGEGLKNANGEEMGVDKSRLDAFGHAVLSGAADHLAEIVQGKLDLKTRTVKLGYAQRAAAHYASETDMLEAVACGEAAVRAAVEGQSGLMAKIVRTSQQPYRWTTGLQPLGDIANVERTIPRDWISEDGFMPNEKFVEYAAPLVAGETRPFHEGGLPRYVVLEKFKVEKKLAAR, via the coding sequence ATGCCTGAACTTGTGGGAAATCTATTGGTGGCCCAATCGGGAGGGCCCACGGCCGTGATCAATGCCAGCGTTGTCGGTGTCATTCTGGAGGCCGGGCGTCATCCGGACCAGATCGAGGAGATTTACGGTGGTCTGAATGGGATTTTGGGGATTCTGAATGAGGAGCTCATCGATTTGCAGGAGGAGAAGAGGCAGTCGATCGAAGGTTTGAAGCACACGCCCGCCGCCGCCTTGGGAACCTGCCGCTACAAGCTCGACTTCATCAAAAAGCCGGATCAGGCGGCGAAGGACATGAACCGGTTGTTCGAAGTTTTTCAGGCGCACAACATCAGGTATTTTTGTTACGCGGGAGGCAACGATTCTCAAGATACCGCGCACAAGATCCATCTGGAAGCGCTCAAGAGGGGATATGAAATGCGGGTGATGGGGGTTCCCAAGACGATCGACAATGACCTGCCCCACACGGACCATTCTCCAGGCTATGGCTCGGTGATCAAGTACAACGCGGTGTCGGTCATGGAAATTGGTTTAGACGTGGGGAGCATGGCTACGGACGATGGATCCTGCTGCATCATCGAAGTCATGGGCCGGGCCGCTGGGTGGATCGCGGCGGGCACGGTGCTGGCGAAGCGGAGGCCTTCCGACGCGCCTCACATCATTCTTTTACCCGAGATTCGGTTCAATGAACCGGCGTTTCTCGAGAAGATCAAGGAAACCGTGGCCGCGCATCACTATTGCATCGTGGTGGTGGGTGAAGGATTGAAGAACGCGAATGGCGAGGAAATGGGAGTCGACAAGTCGCGTCTCGACGCTTTTGGTCACGCGGTGCTTTCCGGGGCGGCGGATCACTTGGCGGAGATCGTGCAGGGAAAACTGGATTTAAAGACCCGCACCGTGAAATTGGGATACGCCCAAAGGGCAGCGGCGCATTATGCCAGCGAAACCGATATGCTGGAGGCGGTCGCCTGTGGCGAGGCGGCGGTCAGGGCGGCGGTGGAAGGCCAGAGCGGTTTGATGGCCAAGATTGTCCGCACGAGCCAGCAGCCTTATCGCTGGACCACGGGGCTGCAGCCCCTGGGGGACATTGCGAACGTGGAGCGAACGATTCCGCGCGACTGGATATCCGAAGACGGATTCATGCCGAACGAGAAGTTTGTGGAGTACGCTGCTCCGCTGGTTGCGGGGGAGACCCGTCCGTTTCATGAAGGCGGCCTGCCGAGATACGTGGTTCTCGAGAAGTTCAAGGTCGAGAAGAAACTGGCCGCGCGTTGA